The following proteins are encoded in a genomic region of Doryrhamphus excisus isolate RoL2022-K1 chromosome 6, RoL_Dexc_1.0, whole genome shotgun sequence:
- the mob2a gene encoding MOB kinase activator 2a isoform X2, with translation MVGDYCSFSGDKTDMHSQRNSKNGLSCKMVLQAVGKVLRKSKTKPNGKKPPAEEKKQYLEPEFTKIRVVDSDLKELVVLPREIDLNEWLASNTTTFFNLINLQYSTISEFCTGDGCQAMTACNTIYYWHDEKGKKTKCTAPQYVDFVMSLCQKLVTDEEIFPTKYGKEFPNSFESLVKKICRYLFHVLAHLYWAHFKETVALELQGHLNTLYAHFIVFVREFNLVDPKETCIMDDLSEILCTPAPPPSATPAPSALASASPSSQNHVTER, from the exons ATGGTCGGCGATTATTGTTCTTTCTCTGGGGATAAGACGGACATGCACTCCCAGAGAAACTCTAAAAACGGACTAAGCTGCAAAATGGTGCTTCAAGCGGTCGGCAAAGTTCTCAG GAAGTCCAAGACAAAACCAAATGGGAAGAAGCCTCCAGCAGAGGAGAAGAAGCAGTACCTGGAGCCCGAATTCACCAAGATCCGGGTGGTGGACTCGGACCTTAAGGAGCTGGTGGTGCTGCCCAGGGAGATCGACCTCAATGAATGGCTCGCCAGCAACA CGACGACGTTCTTCAATCTTATCAACCTGCAGTACAGCACCATCTCCGAGTTCTGCACCGGGGACGGCTGTCAGGCCATGACGGCGTGCAACAC GATCTACTACTGGCATGACGAGAAGGGCAAGAAGACCAAGTGCACGGCGCCCCAATACGTGGACTTCGTCATGAGCCTTTGTCAGAAACTGGTCACGGACGAGGAGATCTTTCCTACCAAATACG GCAAAGAATTCCCCAACTCCTTCGAGTCGCTGGTGAAGAAGATCTGCCGGTACCTGTTCCACGTGCTGGCGCACCTCTACTGGGCGCACTTTAAGGAGACGGTGGCTCTGGAGCTGCAGGGCCACTTGAACACTCTCTACGCACATTTCATTGTTTTCGTAAGGGAATTCAACCTGGTGGACCCCAAGGAGACCTGTATCATGGACGACCTGTCGGAAATCCTGTGCACCCCGGCCCCGCCGCCCTCGGCCACGCCCGCCCCCTCCGCCCTGGCCTCGGCCTCCCCTTCCTCACAAAACCACGTGACGGAGAGATGA
- the mob2a gene encoding MOB kinase activator 2a isoform X3, whose translation MGVLVCCDCFFYRKSKTKPNGKKPPAEEKKQYLEPEFTKIRVVDSDLKELVVLPREIDLNEWLASNTTTFFNLINLQYSTISEFCTGDGCQAMTACNTIYYWHDEKGKKTKCTAPQYVDFVMSLCQKLVTDEEIFPTKYGKEFPNSFESLVKKICRYLFHVLAHLYWAHFKETVALELQGHLNTLYAHFIVFVREFNLVDPKETCIMDDLSEILCTPAPPPSATPAPSALASASPSSQNHVTER comes from the exons GAAGTCCAAGACAAAACCAAATGGGAAGAAGCCTCCAGCAGAGGAGAAGAAGCAGTACCTGGAGCCCGAATTCACCAAGATCCGGGTGGTGGACTCGGACCTTAAGGAGCTGGTGGTGCTGCCCAGGGAGATCGACCTCAATGAATGGCTCGCCAGCAACA CGACGACGTTCTTCAATCTTATCAACCTGCAGTACAGCACCATCTCCGAGTTCTGCACCGGGGACGGCTGTCAGGCCATGACGGCGTGCAACAC GATCTACTACTGGCATGACGAGAAGGGCAAGAAGACCAAGTGCACGGCGCCCCAATACGTGGACTTCGTCATGAGCCTTTGTCAGAAACTGGTCACGGACGAGGAGATCTTTCCTACCAAATACG GCAAAGAATTCCCCAACTCCTTCGAGTCGCTGGTGAAGAAGATCTGCCGGTACCTGTTCCACGTGCTGGCGCACCTCTACTGGGCGCACTTTAAGGAGACGGTGGCTCTGGAGCTGCAGGGCCACTTGAACACTCTCTACGCACATTTCATTGTTTTCGTAAGGGAATTCAACCTGGTGGACCCCAAGGAGACCTGTATCATGGACGACCTGTCGGAAATCCTGTGCACCCCGGCCCCGCCGCCCTCGGCCACGCCCGCCCCCTCCGCCCTGGCCTCGGCCTCCCCTTCCTCACAAAACCACGTGACGGAGAGATGA
- the mob2a gene encoding MOB kinase activator 2a isoform X5 yields the protein MDWLMGKSKTKPNGKKPPAEEKKQYLEPEFTKIRVVDSDLKELVVLPREIDLNEWLASNTTTFFNLINLQYSTISEFCTGDGCQAMTACNTIYYWHDEKGKKTKCTAPQYVDFVMSLCQKLVTDEEIFPTKYGKEFPNSFESLVKKICRYLFHVLAHLYWAHFKETVALELQGHLNTLYAHFIVFVREFNLVDPKETCIMDDLSEILCTPAPPPSATPAPSALASASPSSQNHVTER from the exons GAAGTCCAAGACAAAACCAAATGGGAAGAAGCCTCCAGCAGAGGAGAAGAAGCAGTACCTGGAGCCCGAATTCACCAAGATCCGGGTGGTGGACTCGGACCTTAAGGAGCTGGTGGTGCTGCCCAGGGAGATCGACCTCAATGAATGGCTCGCCAGCAACA CGACGACGTTCTTCAATCTTATCAACCTGCAGTACAGCACCATCTCCGAGTTCTGCACCGGGGACGGCTGTCAGGCCATGACGGCGTGCAACAC GATCTACTACTGGCATGACGAGAAGGGCAAGAAGACCAAGTGCACGGCGCCCCAATACGTGGACTTCGTCATGAGCCTTTGTCAGAAACTGGTCACGGACGAGGAGATCTTTCCTACCAAATACG GCAAAGAATTCCCCAACTCCTTCGAGTCGCTGGTGAAGAAGATCTGCCGGTACCTGTTCCACGTGCTGGCGCACCTCTACTGGGCGCACTTTAAGGAGACGGTGGCTCTGGAGCTGCAGGGCCACTTGAACACTCTCTACGCACATTTCATTGTTTTCGTAAGGGAATTCAACCTGGTGGACCCCAAGGAGACCTGTATCATGGACGACCTGTCGGAAATCCTGTGCACCCCGGCCCCGCCGCCCTCGGCCACGCCCGCCCCCTCCGCCCTGGCCTCGGCCTCCCCTTCCTCACAAAACCACGTGACGGAGAGATGA
- the mob2a gene encoding MOB kinase activator 2a isoform X4 produces the protein MRFKRNGSYTLNRKSKTKPNGKKPPAEEKKQYLEPEFTKIRVVDSDLKELVVLPREIDLNEWLASNTTTFFNLINLQYSTISEFCTGDGCQAMTACNTIYYWHDEKGKKTKCTAPQYVDFVMSLCQKLVTDEEIFPTKYGKEFPNSFESLVKKICRYLFHVLAHLYWAHFKETVALELQGHLNTLYAHFIVFVREFNLVDPKETCIMDDLSEILCTPAPPPSATPAPSALASASPSSQNHVTER, from the exons GAAGTCCAAGACAAAACCAAATGGGAAGAAGCCTCCAGCAGAGGAGAAGAAGCAGTACCTGGAGCCCGAATTCACCAAGATCCGGGTGGTGGACTCGGACCTTAAGGAGCTGGTGGTGCTGCCCAGGGAGATCGACCTCAATGAATGGCTCGCCAGCAACA CGACGACGTTCTTCAATCTTATCAACCTGCAGTACAGCACCATCTCCGAGTTCTGCACCGGGGACGGCTGTCAGGCCATGACGGCGTGCAACAC GATCTACTACTGGCATGACGAGAAGGGCAAGAAGACCAAGTGCACGGCGCCCCAATACGTGGACTTCGTCATGAGCCTTTGTCAGAAACTGGTCACGGACGAGGAGATCTTTCCTACCAAATACG GCAAAGAATTCCCCAACTCCTTCGAGTCGCTGGTGAAGAAGATCTGCCGGTACCTGTTCCACGTGCTGGCGCACCTCTACTGGGCGCACTTTAAGGAGACGGTGGCTCTGGAGCTGCAGGGCCACTTGAACACTCTCTACGCACATTTCATTGTTTTCGTAAGGGAATTCAACCTGGTGGACCCCAAGGAGACCTGTATCATGGACGACCTGTCGGAAATCCTGTGCACCCCGGCCCCGCCGCCCTCGGCCACGCCCGCCCCCTCCGCCCTGGCCTCGGCCTCCCCTTCCTCACAAAACCACGTGACGGAGAGATGA
- the kcnj11 gene encoding ATP-sensitive inward rectifier potassium channel 11 — MLSRKGLLPEDYLLTRLAEDVLQQPKLTSKSRKARFVAKNGACNVAHTNIREQGRFLQDVFTTLVDLKWLHTLIIFTMSFLCSWLLFGMIWWLIAFAHGDLDRRGGGFVPCVTEIRSFSSAFLFSIEVQVTIGFGGRMVTEECVAAIVVLIVQNIVGLVINAVMLGCIFMKTAQANRRAETLIFSKHAVVSVRNNKLCFMVRIGDLRKSMIISATVRMQVVRRSTTEEGEVLPLDQVDILMDNPVGTNGVFLVSPLIVCHVIGKDSPLYDTSAADLQRDDVEVIVVLEGVVETTGITTQARTSYVSEEILWGQRFVPTVSEEDGMYAVDYSKFGNTVRVPTPGCSARELDRAGGIARFKLAEGVTLRPSARKRRGSAVGRRSGMETR; from the coding sequence ATGTTGTCCAGAAAAGGACTCCTCCCGGAGGACTACCTGCTGACCCGCTTGGCCGAAGATGTCCTGCAGCAGCCCAAGTTGACGTCGAAAAGCAGGAAAGCTCGCTTCGTGGCCAAGAACGGCGCCTGCAACGTGGCGCACACCAACATCCGCGAACAGGGTCGCTTCCTGCAGGACGTCTTCACCACCCTGGTGGACCTGAAGTGGCTCCACACGCTCATCATCTTCACCATGTCCTTCCTGTGCAGCTGGCTCCTGTTCGGCATGATCTGGTGGCTCATCGCCTTCGCCCACGGCGACCTGGACCGGCGTGGAGGCGGCTTCGTTCCGTGCGTCACGGAGATCCGCTCCTTCTCCTCCGCCTTCCTCTTCTCCATCGAGGTGCAGGTGACCATCGGCTTCGGGGGGCGGATGGTGACCGAGGAGTGCGTGGCCGCCATCGTCGTGCTCATCGTGCAGAACATCGTGGGTCTCGTCATCAACGCCGTCATGCTGGGCTGCATCTTCATGAAGACCGCCCAGGCCAACCGGCGCGCGGAGACGCTCATCTTCAGCAAGCACGCCGTGGTGTCGGTCCGCAACAACAAGCTGTGCTTCATGGTCCGCATCGGGGACCTGAGGAAGAGCATGATCATCAGCGCCACCGTGCGGATGCAGGTGGTGAGGAGGAGCACCACCGAGGAAGGCGAGGTGCTGCCGCTGGACCAGGTCGACATCCTCATGGATAACCCGGTGGGCACCAACGGGGTCTTCCTGGTGTCCCCCCTCATCGTCTGCCACGTCATCGGCAAGGACAGCCCCCTTTACGACACGTCCGCCGCCGACCTGCAGCGCGACGACGTGGAGGTCATTGTGGTCCTGGAGGGCGTGGTGGAGACCACCGGCATCACCACGCAGGCCAGGACCTCCTACGTGTCCGAGGAGATCCTGTGGGGGCAGCGCTTCGTGCCCACCGTGTCCGAGGAAGACGGCATGTACGCGGTGGACTACTCCAAGTTCGGCAACACGGTGAGGGTCCCCACGCCGGGCTGCAGCGCCCGGGAGCTGGACCGGGCCGGAGGCATTGCGCGCTTTAAACTGGCGGAGGGCGTCACCCTGCGGCCGTCTGCGAGAAAGCGGCGAGGGTCCGCCGTCGGCCGGCGGTCCGGGATGGAGACCCGATGA